From Oenococcus sicerae, the proteins below share one genomic window:
- a CDS encoding DegV family protein: MSEIAIITDSSSYIAADLLEKHHIYIVDNPVIFGETVYHESRWPVNPDFYREMASSAVQPTTSQPSTGDIEAVFDQVKADGYKQAIMVTLSSGFSGTYEAAVSTAKQYQDLDVHVWDSKIACIGAGNQALLAADLAEKGYPVDEILKRLLLLRQRTGVLFVVDSIKHLQRTGRLSGGQALVAGLLSIKPILQIDTNQQGKIDAIAKARKMTGAWEYIEAAFGKTVATYKKNGWPLRVMVIDADNPELADSWTDRAKVLWPEIVFEGGIIGPLIGVHTGEKAVGYLWAQDYKTMED, encoded by the coding sequence ATGAGTGAAATTGCCATTATTACCGATAGCTCGAGCTACATTGCAGCGGACCTATTGGAGAAACACCATATTTACATCGTGGATAATCCGGTGATTTTTGGGGAAACGGTTTACCACGAATCCCGTTGGCCGGTCAACCCTGATTTTTATCGAGAAATGGCCAGCAGTGCCGTACAGCCGACGACCAGTCAGCCTTCTACGGGCGACATCGAGGCCGTTTTTGATCAAGTTAAGGCTGATGGCTACAAGCAGGCAATTATGGTGACTTTGTCTTCGGGCTTTTCTGGTACCTATGAAGCTGCTGTCAGTACTGCAAAACAATATCAAGATCTCGATGTTCACGTCTGGGATTCGAAAATTGCTTGTATTGGTGCCGGCAATCAGGCTTTGCTGGCAGCTGATCTGGCTGAAAAGGGTTATCCAGTTGATGAGATCTTAAAAAGACTGCTTTTATTGCGTCAACGAACTGGCGTCTTATTTGTTGTCGACTCGATCAAACACCTGCAGCGGACAGGACGTTTGTCTGGCGGCCAAGCGCTCGTAGCCGGCCTTTTAAGTATTAAGCCGATTCTTCAGATCGATACGAATCAGCAAGGAAAGATCGACGCCATTGCCAAGGCCCGTAAAATGACAGGAGCTTGGGAATATATTGAAGCAGCTTTCGGCAAAACCGTTGCGACCTATAAGAAAAATGGCTGGCCGCTGCGGGTCATGGTCATCGATGCTGATAATCCGGAATTAGCGGATTCTTGGACTGACAGAGCTAAGGTCCTATGGCCGGAAATTGTTTTTGAAGGTGGCATTATTGGTCCTTTGATCGGTGTTCATACAGGAGAAAAAGCGGTCGGTTATCTTTGGGCGCAAGACTATAAGACAATGGAGGATTAA
- a CDS encoding serine hydrolase gives MNKKRLFFISLIFILASAVFWVIKEPEFVSSKTVKITSRKFFSMKKITAQLKSSIKNISFSDAKTTSPMVSQTAFTKKINAIVGQSKADVYVLDTKTGQKLTYSNGGHHFWLASSIKASILTQLVKADGPLTGTNNDLATNMIEISDNQSAIELFEEINGFSGIESLWAKLNMTQTHANYNGFGLSTSTAADQIKLLKYILKMPTADRSYILNLMANITTAQRFGIGAMKDPAFKNGWLNADDGSWYVNSIGYSDHERYLVAILTQNNSGQDSGQQLVSQIASSIIAK, from the coding sequence ATGAATAAGAAACGGCTGTTTTTCATATCGCTGATTTTTATCTTAGCCAGCGCGGTTTTTTGGGTGATCAAAGAGCCGGAGTTTGTCAGCAGCAAAACAGTTAAGATCACTTCGAGAAAGTTTTTTTCGATGAAGAAAATCACAGCACAGCTTAAAAGCAGCATAAAAAATATATCCTTTAGCGATGCCAAGACGACAAGTCCGATGGTCTCGCAGACAGCTTTCACGAAAAAAATTAACGCGATCGTCGGTCAGTCCAAGGCCGATGTCTATGTGTTGGATACAAAAACAGGCCAAAAATTGACCTATTCCAATGGCGGCCATCATTTTTGGCTGGCTAGTTCGATCAAGGCTTCGATCCTGACGCAGCTAGTCAAAGCAGATGGTCCTTTGACCGGCACGAACAATGATCTTGCGACGAATATGATCGAAATATCGGATAATCAGTCAGCAATTGAGCTGTTTGAAGAGATCAACGGCTTTTCCGGTATTGAAAGTCTCTGGGCCAAACTAAACATGACTCAGACGCATGCCAATTATAACGGCTTCGGTCTTTCTACCTCGACGGCTGCCGATCAGATCAAACTGCTGAAATATATCTTAAAGATGCCGACGGCAGATCGTAGTTATATCTTGAATTTGATGGCCAATATTACGACGGCTCAGCGATTTGGTATCGGTGCCATGAAAGATCCGGCTTTCAAAAATGGCTGGTTGAATGCCGATGACGGCAGCTGGTATGTCAATTCGATCGGTTATTCTGATCATGAAAGATATTTAGTCGCCATCTTAACGCAGAACAATAGCGGCCAAGACAGCGGACAGCAGTTAGTCAGCCAGATCGCCAGCAGTATCATTGCAAAATAA
- a CDS encoding DUF2075 domain-containing protein, which produces MSFSKEQLNAGQTAVLVIQGDAGTGKSLILQRAFAKLQRISQQDNESPLYKTQNYLLVNHAEMLKIYRKLAADDPNLKKISFMKPTSFINTMAKKQLTADVVFIDEAHLLLTQADNYNKFHGNDQLQEIMKHSRVVVLVFDPYQVLKYKSHWNTDRLTNLIAAYPHETFQLKQQYRMQAAGDHIAFWINQLTRKRRILPQVASAAFDFRIFTDAQTMFQQIKNQNRKVGLSRMLATTDFPYTVGKGTWYVQAGDFRLPWDKLDVGSEPWALRDQTIDEVGSIYTIQGFDLNYAAVIIGPSISYDDQAKQITIDTTRYEDHAAFRTPAGQQISIADKQQIMLNALNVLLKRGRRGLYIYACDDKLRRQLQQLVIN; this is translated from the coding sequence ATGAGTTTCAGCAAAGAACAGCTCAATGCTGGTCAGACAGCCGTTCTTGTGATCCAAGGGGATGCCGGCACGGGTAAAAGTCTGATCTTGCAGCGGGCTTTTGCAAAACTGCAGCGGATCAGCCAGCAGGATAATGAGTCGCCGCTCTATAAAACGCAAAATTATCTCTTGGTCAATCATGCCGAAATGCTGAAAATTTATCGCAAGCTGGCTGCAGATGATCCGAATCTTAAGAAAATCAGTTTTATGAAACCCACCTCATTTATCAATACCATGGCCAAAAAACAGCTGACTGCTGACGTTGTTTTCATTGATGAGGCTCACTTGCTGTTGACGCAAGCAGACAATTACAATAAATTTCATGGCAACGATCAATTGCAGGAAATTATGAAACATAGCCGTGTTGTTGTTTTGGTTTTTGATCCCTATCAGGTCCTCAAATACAAAAGTCATTGGAACACAGATCGTTTGACTAACTTGATCGCAGCATATCCGCATGAGACTTTTCAATTAAAACAGCAGTATCGCATGCAGGCCGCTGGTGATCATATTGCCTTTTGGATCAATCAGCTGACGCGCAAACGACGGATATTGCCGCAAGTAGCCAGTGCTGCTTTTGATTTTCGTATTTTTACAGATGCCCAAACAATGTTTCAGCAGATCAAAAATCAGAATCGCAAAGTCGGGCTTTCTCGTATGCTGGCAACGACCGATTTTCCTTACACGGTGGGCAAAGGTACTTGGTATGTCCAGGCTGGTGATTTTCGTCTGCCTTGGGACAAATTGGATGTTGGCAGCGAGCCTTGGGCGCTGCGTGATCAGACGATCGATGAAGTTGGTTCGATTTATACGATCCAAGGTTTTGATCTGAATTACGCAGCTGTGATCATCGGGCCCTCGATCTCTTATGATGATCAGGCCAAACAGATCACGATCGATACGACTCGTTACGAGGATCATGCCGCTTTTAGAACACCGGCCGGTCAGCAGATCTCAATTGCCGACAAGCAGCAGATCATGTTAAACGCCTTAAATGTGCTGCTTAAACGCGGCCGTCGCGGTCTTTATATTTACGCCTGCGACGACAAATTACGCCGTCAACTTCAGCAGTTAGTCATCAACTAA
- a CDS encoding MurR/RpiR family transcriptional regulator, whose protein sequence is MQNVAENIRSYYEKLHPGEKKIADYVLSHQDSIVDATIQTLSEKIGISTASISRFTRHLGYPNFRDFLIALSASKKTERSDFFTEIEEDDESDQVVKKLFSAGVSALTATAANLKVKDLNKVVDWLVDSAKIGFFGIGGSSIVAFNAYHKFLRTNLNIVSHPDYDIQIMQAAHLTSDDLGIVISHSGRNQDTLLVENKLRENGSKIVAITAFPESPIAKNADIVLNSYSEEVNFREESMSSLVAQITIIDTLFTLVGHRLKQETDQVITSMRKVIEQTRVKK, encoded by the coding sequence ATGCAGAATGTCGCTGAAAATATTAGGTCTTACTATGAAAAACTGCATCCTGGCGAAAAGAAAATTGCTGATTATGTGTTGTCGCACCAAGACTCGATCGTTGATGCCACGATCCAGACTTTATCAGAAAAAATCGGCATCTCGACAGCTTCGATCTCCCGTTTTACAAGACATTTAGGCTACCCCAACTTTCGTGATTTTCTCATCGCTTTGTCGGCCAGCAAAAAAACCGAACGATCGGACTTCTTTACCGAGATCGAGGAAGATGATGAAAGCGATCAAGTCGTGAAGAAACTATTCTCGGCCGGTGTCTCAGCATTAACAGCGACAGCCGCCAATTTGAAAGTGAAGGACTTAAATAAAGTCGTTGATTGGCTGGTCGATTCAGCAAAAATCGGCTTTTTCGGCATCGGCGGTTCTTCGATCGTGGCTTTTAATGCCTACCACAAATTTTTGAGGACAAATCTGAATATCGTCAGCCACCCGGACTATGATATCCAGATCATGCAGGCTGCTCATTTGACCAGCGATGATCTAGGCATCGTGATCAGCCATTCAGGCCGTAATCAAGACACGTTGCTGGTTGAAAACAAATTACGCGAAAACGGCTCTAAAATTGTTGCGATCACAGCTTTTCCAGAGTCTCCGATCGCAAAAAACGCCGATATCGTTTTGAATTCTTATTCCGAAGAAGTGAACTTTCGCGAAGAATCGATGAGCTCGCTCGTGGCGCAGATCACGATCATCGATACCTTATTCACGCTGGTGGGGCATCGGTTAAAGCAGGAAACCGATCAAGTGATCACCTCGATGCGCAAAGTGATCGAACAGACCAGAGTAAAAAAATAG
- the gnd gene encoding phosphogluconate dehydrogenase (NAD(+)-dependent, decarboxylating) gives MKVGMIGLGKMGLNLVKNMIDNGIDVVGFDLDPDSVKEAALYGAQTAGSTQELVEKLASPKIVWVMVPAGRPTNSTIDDLITKLDPDDILIDGGNSNYKDNLEQNKRTTKAGIKFFDAGTSGGMEGALTGGNFMIGGDDAQAWKTIEPLFKAISVPDGYLYTGKLGSGHYLKMVHNGIEYGEMEAIAEGFEVLEASQYDYDYKAVAKLWNHGSVIRGWLMELAEDAFSDDPHLDQIAGRMHSSGEGKWTTEEAMDLRVPAPVIALSLMMRYRSMQDDTFTGKVVAALRHEFGGHAVEKIAD, from the coding sequence ATGAAAGTTGGCATGATCGGCCTTGGTAAAATGGGCCTTAATTTAGTTAAAAATATGATCGATAACGGCATTGACGTGGTTGGTTTTGATCTCGACCCCGATTCAGTGAAAGAAGCTGCGCTGTATGGCGCTCAGACTGCCGGCAGTACGCAGGAACTAGTTGAAAAATTAGCTTCGCCGAAAATTGTTTGGGTCATGGTACCGGCCGGCCGGCCAACGAATTCAACGATCGATGATCTGATCACGAAATTGGATCCTGATGATATTTTGATCGATGGCGGCAATTCGAATTATAAAGATAATCTAGAACAAAATAAACGGACGACTAAAGCCGGCATCAAGTTCTTCGACGCTGGTACTTCAGGCGGCATGGAGGGCGCTTTGACTGGCGGCAACTTTATGATCGGTGGCGACGATGCGCAGGCTTGGAAGACGATCGAACCGCTATTTAAAGCAATTTCAGTGCCGGATGGTTATCTATATACAGGCAAGCTTGGTTCTGGACACTATTTAAAAATGGTTCATAACGGCATTGAATATGGTGAAATGGAAGCGATCGCTGAAGGTTTTGAAGTCTTGGAAGCCTCTCAGTATGATTACGATTATAAAGCCGTGGCAAAATTGTGGAATCACGGTTCGGTTATTCGCGGCTGGCTGATGGAATTAGCTGAAGATGCTTTCTCCGATGATCCGCATCTTGATCAGATCGCCGGCAGAATGCACTCGTCAGGCGAGGGTAAGTGGACGACTGAAGAAGCAATGGACTTAAGAGTACCGGCACCAGTCATCGCATTATCCTTAATGATGCGTTATCGTTCAATGCAGGACGATACTTTTACAGGCAAAGTGGTGGCAGCTTTACGTCATGAATTCGGCGGCCATGCTGTTGAAAAAATCGCTGATTGA
- a CDS encoding helix-turn-helix domain-containing protein: MFEERLNLLASAFAIDIFKYDQGKLVKLSAAQKFFNQSLMTQAAKSSALNTFTLVKYQLGYILVIAFSDQEKLLLLPQVDSAEYDHNSFADLNFLTQALSLGKLVYSIYKEAAAPDWELAINDLNKSKEIVKQSAPIKDLNSFHAYSIVMTEALCVLDQTSFQKNVQLMKACNILGEALKSNNFIRGEKDILIGLVEQMTNGLEKIGFPIEKAVLLQINANQKIEMQANIINFDYWLDELTQLFFVELKKYRQSQSLSKAEKISAYINAHLRENTKLKTISENLNIPEQSLNIIFKNKYGQTIKQYAIAQKIEKAKTILDRSELKVKDIANYLYFIDESYFISTFKKLTGITPLEYRLKASQPHETNKSKNN, from the coding sequence ATGTTTGAAGAAAGATTAAATTTACTCGCCTCGGCCTTTGCTATCGATATTTTTAAATATGATCAAGGAAAACTGGTCAAACTTTCAGCGGCACAAAAGTTTTTTAATCAGTCATTAATGACTCAGGCAGCCAAATCGTCTGCCTTAAATACCTTCACTTTAGTTAAATATCAATTAGGCTATATTTTAGTTATCGCTTTTTCAGATCAGGAAAAACTACTGCTGCTGCCGCAAGTAGACAGTGCCGAATATGATCATAATTCTTTTGCCGACCTGAATTTTCTGACTCAGGCGCTCAGCCTAGGCAAGCTGGTCTACAGTATCTACAAAGAAGCAGCAGCTCCCGATTGGGAGCTAGCCATCAACGATCTGAACAAATCCAAGGAAATCGTCAAACAGTCTGCGCCGATCAAAGACCTCAATAGTTTTCATGCCTACTCGATCGTCATGACCGAAGCATTGTGTGTGCTGGACCAGACGAGTTTCCAAAAAAATGTCCAATTAATGAAAGCCTGCAATATTCTCGGCGAAGCTTTAAAAAGCAATAACTTCATTCGCGGTGAAAAAGATATTCTCATCGGCCTCGTCGAACAAATGACCAATGGTTTGGAAAAAATCGGTTTTCCGATCGAAAAAGCCGTCCTGTTGCAAATTAATGCCAATCAGAAAATCGAAATGCAGGCCAACATCATTAACTTTGATTACTGGCTGGACGAATTGACACAGTTGTTTTTCGTCGAATTAAAAAAATACCGGCAGTCTCAGTCTCTCAGCAAGGCAGAAAAAATTTCAGCTTACATTAACGCACATTTAAGAGAAAATACTAAACTAAAAACGATCTCTGAGAATCTGAATATCCCTGAACAAAGTCTGAATATCATTTTCAAAAACAAGTACGGACAGACGATCAAACAATATGCCATCGCACAAAAAATCGAGAAAGCTAAAACGATCCTCGACCGCTCAGAACTAAAAGTGAAAGATATTGCCAACTATCTCTACTTCATCGATGAAAGCTACTTCATTTCGACTTTTAAAAAATTGACCGGCATCACGCCGTTAGAATATCGTTTGAAAGCCAGCCAGCCTCATGAGACCAATAAGTCTAAAAACAATTAA
- a CDS encoding DegV family protein, producing the protein MTKNIAVIADSSFAISKEDQQKYNIYIIPTPIIFNEKIKYDSDWSSPAKFYKEMNSAKNLPTTSMASPADVIRAFDQAKADGYQQAILMTLASGISGFYNLAVNMANDYEGLDVLVWDSKYTLMVSGVQALLAAELSAQGLTRDQIIEKVRQLRDTTHVFIVVDDISHLKRTGRLAGGTALVAGLLNIKPILTFNDESKIVAIGKERQMKRAWAWLLKQFSTDLAAFDRPVRVQFADANNRELTEKWQADLHSKYPTILTDFITIGPLIGVHTGEKAVGFVYMPDWKDIARN; encoded by the coding sequence ATGACGAAGAATATTGCTGTTATCGCTGACAGCTCTTTTGCTATTTCTAAAGAAGATCAGCAAAAATACAATATTTACATAATTCCGACGCCGATTATTTTTAATGAAAAGATCAAGTATGATTCCGATTGGTCATCTCCAGCAAAATTTTACAAAGAAATGAATTCAGCCAAAAATCTGCCCACGACATCCATGGCCAGCCCGGCTGATGTGATCCGGGCTTTTGATCAGGCTAAGGCAGATGGCTATCAGCAAGCGATCCTGATGACGCTCGCCAGCGGCATTTCTGGTTTTTATAATTTGGCAGTCAATATGGCCAACGATTACGAAGGCCTTGACGTTCTTGTCTGGGATTCAAAATATACGTTGATGGTTTCCGGTGTGCAGGCTTTGCTGGCTGCCGAGTTATCGGCACAGGGCTTGACGCGTGATCAGATCATAGAAAAAGTCCGCCAATTACGTGATACGACCCATGTTTTTATTGTTGTAGATGATATTAGTCATTTAAAACGGACTGGGCGTCTGGCTGGTGGAACGGCCTTAGTAGCTGGTTTATTGAATATCAAGCCGATCCTGACCTTCAATGACGAGTCTAAAATTGTTGCGATAGGTAAGGAACGACAGATGAAACGTGCTTGGGCCTGGCTTTTGAAACAGTTTTCGACTGATCTGGCTGCTTTTGATCGACCCGTTCGAGTACAATTCGCCGATGCCAACAATCGCGAACTGACAGAGAAATGGCAGGCCGATCTGCATAGCAAGTATCCGACTATTTTGACGGACTTTATTACGATCGGACCTTTGATCGGTGTTCATACGGGTGAGAAGGCTGTCGGCTTTGTTTATATGCCGGACTGGAAAGATATTGCGAGAAATTAA
- a CDS encoding class C sortase codes for MKNKHFADINFLLKLIISLMFLAGFFIFCYPFIADSINNYLAQQQIQSLDKLNNANQRKNTARLQKLFDNNKKRTAENQQLGISPIKDILGRSLKNVAAKDQSYYTKHVLGSIFIPKISVSLPVFDTTSENLLEKGITLLPGSSYPVGGKGTRAVLLGHSGLPDQRLFTYLSRLKKGDKFFLEIFGKRLAYQVSEIQTILPTDLGALKIKAGQDLVTLVTCTPYMINTHRLLVTGRRVPLTKGEFDQSKKSVENFQTTRLYAFIALGISVILLFAYFLYRQLLDLIARRRHYELFCYISTDDHVLAQQTFYLKDAFGRALLDGKDRPRLAKTDADGRLSFGTLAGGHYRLVADDKKININYLKASVRRLKDRYFKIKIEKRRFFAKSRLQIRQTKEDRK; via the coding sequence ATGAAAAATAAACATTTTGCTGACATTAATTTTCTCCTGAAATTAATTATCTCCTTGATGTTTCTAGCAGGGTTTTTTATCTTCTGCTATCCCTTCATTGCTGACAGTATCAATAATTACCTGGCTCAGCAGCAGATCCAGTCGCTTGATAAATTGAATAACGCTAACCAGCGCAAAAATACGGCGCGTCTGCAAAAACTTTTTGACAATAATAAAAAACGGACAGCCGAAAATCAGCAATTAGGTATTTCACCGATCAAAGATATTTTAGGCCGCAGTTTAAAAAATGTTGCGGCCAAGGATCAAAGTTACTATACGAAACATGTGTTAGGCAGCATTTTTATTCCGAAAATATCGGTCAGCCTGCCGGTGTTTGATACAACGAGTGAAAATCTGCTGGAAAAGGGTATCACACTGCTTCCGGGCAGCTCTTATCCTGTCGGCGGCAAGGGGACACGGGCGGTTTTGCTGGGCCATAGCGGTCTGCCGGATCAGCGCTTGTTTACCTACCTGTCGCGTTTAAAAAAAGGCGATAAATTTTTCTTGGAAATTTTTGGCAAACGGCTAGCTTATCAAGTTTCGGAAATTCAAACGATCTTACCAACAGATCTGGGTGCACTGAAAATAAAAGCAGGTCAGGATCTGGTCACGCTGGTCACCTGCACCCCTTATATGATCAACACCCATCGCCTGCTTGTGACAGGCCGCCGTGTACCTTTGACAAAAGGCGAGTTCGATCAGAGCAAAAAAAGTGTCGAAAATTTTCAAACGACTCGTCTATATGCCTTTATTGCGCTGGGCATATCAGTGATCCTGCTATTTGCTTACTTCTTGTACCGCCAGCTGCTCGACTTGATCGCCCGCCGCCGTCATTATGAATTATTCTGCTATATCTCGACAGATGACCACGTTTTGGCCCAGCAGACTTTTTATTTGAAGGATGCTTTTGGTCGTGCTTTGCTAGATGGCAAGGACCGGCCGCGTTTGGCCAAAACCGATGCTGATGGCCGTCTTTCTTTTGGCACGCTGGCTGGTGGACACTATCGCTTAGTCGCTGATGACAAAAAAATCAATATCAACTATTTGAAAGCCAGCGTCAGGCGTTTGAAAGACCGCTATTTTAAGATCAAAATCGAAAAACGCAGGTTCTTTGCCAAAAGCAGGCTGCAGATCCGCCAGACAAAAGAGGATCGCAAATGA
- a CDS encoding PTS sugar transporter subunit IIC, with product MMDNVMKGLEKYLIPIGSKLAQNKVLSAMRDGIAAVMPIVMVGSLALIIKNFPTPGANGGVWATWLAGDGAWLSDWLLKLYYGTFMIIGIVAAFGIAYHLAKELGADGLSAGVISFASFVITTPYMFGTSTPWSLTAKSVKVTNLAEQGMSFNFTGANGLFPAILIGLFTGYVFAWFVKRHITIKMPDTVPPAVANSFVALIPGLVILTFWDIVQTLLARTDFKSLSQILTIWLQKPLSAFGGSLFGVIVVATLTSLFWFVGVHGGNITGAIMSPVYLSMMGANAKAYAAHQTMPNIVTQPFMDLFVYLGGGGATLGLVIAITLFSHSKQLKTLKPLTMVPGIFNINEPTMFGIPVVLNVYLILPFIVVPIMNALIAFTAMQSGIVAMTNGAVMPWTTPPIISGFLATGGHISGSILQVVLIVLDTLVWLPFMKITDKRQIEVEKNEKIGAEA from the coding sequence ATGATGGATAATGTCATGAAAGGGCTTGAGAAGTATCTGATTCCGATCGGATCCAAGTTAGCGCAAAACAAAGTCCTTTCTGCCATGCGTGATGGCATCGCTGCGGTGATGCCGATCGTGATGGTCGGGTCTTTAGCTTTGATTATCAAGAATTTTCCGACACCGGGTGCTAATGGCGGTGTCTGGGCGACTTGGCTGGCAGGCGATGGTGCCTGGCTTTCTGATTGGCTGCTGAAGCTTTACTATGGTACTTTTATGATCATTGGTATCGTGGCGGCTTTCGGCATTGCCTATCATCTGGCCAAGGAATTAGGCGCTGATGGTTTGTCGGCTGGTGTCATTTCTTTTGCTAGTTTTGTGATCACGACGCCTTACATGTTCGGCACGTCGACGCCTTGGTCTTTGACGGCTAAGTCAGTTAAGGTGACGAATCTGGCCGAGCAGGGGATGTCTTTTAATTTCACGGGTGCTAATGGCCTGTTTCCCGCGATCCTGATCGGTCTTTTCACGGGTTATGTGTTTGCTTGGTTTGTTAAACGACATATCACGATCAAAATGCCGGATACTGTACCACCGGCCGTTGCCAATTCTTTTGTCGCACTGATACCGGGTCTTGTGATCCTGACTTTTTGGGATATCGTCCAGACGCTTTTGGCACGGACTGACTTCAAGTCTCTGTCGCAGATCCTGACGATCTGGCTGCAAAAGCCGCTGTCAGCCTTTGGTGGTTCGCTTTTCGGTGTCATCGTCGTGGCCACATTGACATCTTTGTTCTGGTTTGTCGGTGTCCATGGCGGCAATATCACGGGTGCGATCATGAGCCCAGTCTACTTGTCAATGATGGGGGCAAACGCGAAAGCCTATGCTGCTCATCAGACGATGCCTAATATCGTGACCCAGCCTTTTATGGATCTGTTCGTCTATCTTGGCGGCGGCGGTGCGACCCTTGGACTCGTGATCGCGATCACACTCTTTTCGCATTCCAAACAGTTAAAGACGTTAAAACCGTTGACGATGGTACCAGGCATTTTCAACATTAATGAACCGACGATGTTTGGTATTCCGGTCGTCTTAAACGTCTACTTGATCCTGCCATTTATCGTCGTGCCGATCATGAATGCTTTGATTGCCTTTACGGCCATGCAGTCGGGTATTGTCGCGATGACCAATGGTGCGGTCATGCCTTGGACGACACCACCGATCATTTCTGGTTTTCTTGCGACTGGTGGACATATTTCCGGTTCGATCCTGCAAGTTGTGCTGATCGTCTTGGATACCTTGGTCTGGCTGCCTTTCATGAAAATCACGGACAAGCGTCAGATCGAAGTCGAAAAAAATGAAAAGATCGGTGCTGAAGCTTAA
- a CDS encoding class C sortase has product MTDKSKKRRRHSNVLLTIMFLLGSLIALYPFYVGAVNHFIDQQRIKQLDQSTDRAIRQKEKVMAAKNAEIAKDGLHPGNDPFLGSSYQQQVSLKQHLIGSIAIPKIHLDIPLFDVTNDETLNYGAAVLQGTSYPLGGLGTHTVISGHRGLASRTLFTNIDRLKKGDIFVLTVLNKKLAYKVFRFQVVLPDNYTGLKIEKGRDLATLLTCTPYMINSHRLLITGYRVPYTAAIKKAVGQSDQADSRDQLLILLAVLLLLALQIIVILRRILAWRLSKKSFDLRLTRLDRAGRPIENAHFQLFSRNKKRPLQHLGQPILAATNASGQLRFDQIPGGLYYLKQLDDPAANTGVLVGVKKIRQQQMRFYPRKRPLADRDYINQTDRLVIQDS; this is encoded by the coding sequence ATGACAGATAAGTCTAAAAAACGCCGCCGCCACAGTAATGTTCTACTGACGATCATGTTTCTTTTGGGCTCTTTGATCGCCTTGTATCCTTTTTACGTCGGCGCTGTCAATCATTTCATTGACCAGCAGCGCATCAAACAATTGGATCAAAGCACTGATCGTGCGATCCGCCAAAAAGAAAAAGTCATGGCTGCCAAAAATGCCGAGATCGCCAAAGATGGTCTGCATCCCGGTAATGATCCTTTTCTCGGCAGCAGTTATCAGCAGCAGGTCAGTTTAAAACAGCATTTGATCGGCAGTATCGCGATTCCGAAGATTCATTTGGATATTCCGCTTTTTGATGTCACGAATGATGAGACGCTGAATTATGGGGCGGCCGTTTTGCAAGGAACTTCTTATCCGCTGGGCGGTCTGGGTACGCATACGGTCATTTCCGGACACCGCGGTCTAGCTTCCAGAACCTTATTTACGAACATTGATCGGCTGAAAAAAGGCGATATTTTTGTCTTGACCGTTCTGAATAAAAAGCTTGCCTACAAAGTTTTCCGTTTTCAAGTCGTCCTGCCCGATAATTACACAGGTCTGAAAATCGAAAAAGGCCGTGACTTGGCGACCCTGCTGACTTGCACACCCTATATGATCAACTCCCACCGGCTTTTGATCACGGGCTATCGTGTGCCTTACACTGCGGCGATCAAAAAAGCTGTCGGCCAGTCGGATCAAGCGGATAGTCGTGATCAGCTGCTGATTTTACTGGCAGTGCTGCTTTTGCTCGCGCTGCAGATCATCGTGATCCTGCGCCGTATTCTGGCTTGGCGTCTATCGAAAAAATCCTTTGACCTGCGTCTGACACGGTTGGATCGCGCTGGCCGGCCGATCGAAAACGCACACTTTCAGCTCTTTAGTCGAAATAAAAAACGACCTTTACAACATCTTGGCCAGCCCATCTTGGCTGCGACCAATGCCTCAGGCCAGCTGCGATTCGATCAAATTCCCGGCGGTCTTTATTATTTAAAACAGCTTGATGATCCGGCGGCTAACACCGGTGTTCTCGTTGGTGTTAAAAAGATCCGTCAGCAGCAGATGCGTTTTTACCCGCGCAAACGACCCTTGGCAGATCGCGACTACATCAATCAAACGGACCGCCTCGTTATTCAAGACAGCTGA